The genomic window CTTATCAACTCTTGATATAGGTACGCAGGTTGATAAGGCAGATTATTTTGCTTTACAGGAAATTAAATGGATGACCTAATGGAAGTATTTGTTAACTGAGCAAGATTTCGAAATGTGTTTCAttgataaaatgattttttttcatattttgaaCACCACATTTGTGCATTGCAGCTTTATAAATTACGTCATCGCCGGGAATCGGACACGCCTTTCTGGCGCCGGCGCGAATCTTCGGGGACATCCGATCTACTCCGATTAAAAGGAATGCATTGAAGGGTGCACGGTTCCACGACCCGAACCGGCTTACTCGACATCATGTGGCACAAGCCTGGTACGCGACCTCCAACGCACCAAACCTGTTACGTATAACAGAAACTGGCACACCATTTACCGCtaaatttcgtaaaaaaaataacccgtGACTCCTTTATCGGGAATTTCATATTTCGTATCAGCTAACTacacgtttattttattataaaagaacaCTAGTTTTAGACTGTAGCTTTATGAAAAAATACGAATATGTTGTCTCGTTTTAACGAATTATGGGTTGATAAAACAGAAAGAGAGGCGAATACGCGTACGTCGCCGGCACACCTAACTATGGCCGGACATTACTCACTATAGGTAGATAGTATTGTAACATTTACGGTGCTACTGATATCTGCCAGAGACAGGACGACATTATTTCTAACACAAATGGAAACACATTCTAACCATATTCTCACAAAATACACATCACAAATATATTGCACATTTCCTTACTTCTTCTCTTCGCATTATTTCCACTTGCAATCGTTTGTGATACTCCTCACATTCATCCTTATATTTCTCCATTTCTTCCTTTGTTTGACGCATTTTCTTCTTCAGGACATCCAAAATGGTTCCTTGCTGCATGTTTGTCGTCATTTTGATCACTACTTGTTATACGAAACGCCTAAAAGCTATAATCTTAAGACACCTTCGCCCTACTCGCGAAAATGCCAACTGACTGTCCCGTTCGTTCGTTACTGCTGTGTATGGCGGAGACACCTCGAGCCGAATGAACACAGCCGGCGAGTAAAATGGCCGCCGCTAACTTAGAAGCTATAACTTTATCACCAATTAACAAATGACGTGCTCTTTTATGCAACGATTTTAAATCGATAACAATCAACAATTATATACTATGAATTGTAAGACAAAGACACTTATTTGTCCACACTTTAGCACATTATTTTCCGAATGAATGACAGCACGCCTAACAAGAATGGTAAACGTCACACGGAGGCCACCGAGCGGTATGCACTAGCTCCACCTATTAAATGACGGCGATACTCATTACTCAGGTACATCCCGTAGGGCCAAACACGGGCATTTCCAGGAAACCCAAAATATGGGATGGGTGAAACGCTCCAAAGATTGTGCACAATAAAAATGTACGGAAGTAACAGGCTGGCTATTTCAAAACAGAATAACAATCATGAGAAGATAATTGTTATAACAATGTAAATGTAATGcaacaaataattttcaattaactGATTGCCAATTAATGAACAGGCTAGAAAagtatataaactaaataatatataaactaaagtTGGTTGTAATTaagtaatagatatttattattagtgaatttataaataagcaaCGTAAGCGCCATCTAGCGATAAGTTGCCACACCAAGGAGCGAATGGTGAGACTGTAATTCGCCAGCCTAGCGATAGATGACGGAATAGTGACCAAACCGTACAAGAACACCCGAATTTCATACAAATGACGTAATTTAGAAAGTACTCTGCCGTTTGAATTCCAATAAATGATTACATAGCTCAACTTGctctcattattttaatttaaatagatagTAATATAAGAGCTTCATTTGTCTTTAAATGTTGATTTAAgaattatactttattttatattctgtaAAGCTGTGACTAACTGACAGAAAATCTAGCCTACCTGCTGTAGAGGTGACATCCATATAATTTGGGCTTATTTCTAGCATTCTAGGGTGGATTTATCGAAAATCCGTCCCTAAGGGGGAAACGAGCGTTAAGCGATTATGTGGAAGTCCAGTTATAATAAAAGGGAATTAAAAgcatattgatttatttaatgtatttaacatACCTACCAAAGGATTCCATGGCATTCCTCTTATCATAGGTAAGTATCATACTTCGGCTACTTTCAAAGCCTGAAAATTAACTTAGTGCAatgagaaatttaaaatttaggtGAAGTTACCTTGAGATTGCTTTCCagctagattttttttagtttcaggatttatttcaatttcatttctTTGTCAGTGTCAATTAAGACGTAGTGATTATGATCTTTGGTGTCAGTAGTAATTTATCAAATCaatctatgtacctatttgtCTTTGTAAAAAATACTTGACCTGCTAAATTCGGAGTTAGACTACAAAGGATACATTAATTAAGTAACCTTGATCATATTCATTCAGCAACGCTCCAGCTACAATTGAAACTACAGGTGTAATATTTTATACGTTTTCGTCGCCTGGCTgggctattattattttcactttgaGATTTTACTTCATATATCCGTCAATTCTGatcttattttgatataaataataaattagaagattttataaagttatttttgcgTTCTTTCAGTTACTATCTTTACAGTTTCCATAGtatttctataattattgtaaatcgaaattattgttatgttttaagttgacaaattccAATATTTTGCTctaagttgacatattttaatatcaattgcaaaaataaaatttaattttgatataataatagaaattcagtaaagaaataaatataatttcgacAAATTCTATTGCAATGACCCAACGGGGCGTCATGTCTCTTATGTATGTACAtgaaacaattaataaacaatagtagATAGTGATGGTAGTGTTATCTTAACAATCACCTTTTTAGTACCTACCAATTGTCTTTTAGATTTTTTGCATACTTAGGGcgtttttaaaaaagtttaagaaGATGCAGTTTGTAATTGAATTTTTGTTGTAGTCGTAAACAAGATACagccaaaattaaataaatcaatgaaaAACAGTGTAGTAGATAAAATGCAGTAAGAGTAATAATCGTAAAAACTACATGATGACTTAACATGTAGCTTAACAGTACTCTTTAAAGTAAACGTGTAAATGTAAAAGTCGCTCTCATAATGTATGAGAGCGGCTTTTTTTAGCGGCATTTGCACAGCGCAACACTAGCGACTAATGTTTGAAGACAATCATGTTAAGAATAATTTAGAAAGTGGAACACGAAGACACAAACTTTAGCCAATTAGACTTTCAGAGCTAGATGAATACATATTATTTGATCTCATTTACATAAGAGATACCTACTCGGTTCTTATCACCATTAGATTTGTTAAGAATATTCTTATAACAACAAGAATAGAGCCATTTTGAGCTATTTAACAAAAACCGCATTTGAATTTAGTAGCAAATACAGTTTTTGTTCATTACTGCAATGTAAAAACTTTGTAAGTATGGAAGTGCAAATCATGTTTGATTACAACaatgttgatttttttaaaggaaataagGGCGATAATTGTTCACACGTGAACTTCGGCAAGACTGCGCCATCTAGCGGGAGATACGGCAATCATCAGCGTAAACAAGTAAACGAAATGTCAATGGCTCAGCTGATCGCCACACGCGTGCTTAGCTGCGCTCCGTGGAGCGGCTTCAAGATTTTTCCGACGGGACGTgattaaaaatagttatagaGTGCGCATTTGGCCCACGCCTAAACGACTCACGCATCGAAACAGAACTTTAATAAACGTAGGACATTACCCTTTTCAACGCCGTATTCTTTATGTTCTGCAACTCATTCTTGATGATGGAAAATTTCATCATCGTATCCGACGAGAATATGGAGCTGCCGAACGCGAGGCCCGGATAATCGGCACATCTTCTCCGCCGTCGGTTCTCCCTCGCAGCCAACACCTCAGTACATTCACTAGTACACCTAAGTTTAGCCAGTTCAGCCGTCTCGGGGTCATCGTCGGATATATCAGAGGCTAGCACAGTCACGTCTGCACCGTCACCTGCGGATCTCTCCTCCCGAAAGGAGAAATCGTCATCCGAGCTGCCAATCGAGTCAGCTCTAACATTAAATTCAGTTTCATCATCGATATTCGAGTCCTCGATTGTATTTCGATTGGAAAGTGCATCGTCACTATTCGTCCTTGTCAATCTTTGAGATTCACTAACACTATTGACACAAGGCACAACATCGTCTGTTTGGCCGAGTAAGGTCACTTGTTTGGACGGAATTAAGTCGGCGGGTGCCCCGGGGGCGGGCCCTCGGTCGCCCCTCAGCCGCGGGTGGTGTTGGTGCCCCCTGCGCCGCACGGGGGTGCGCCCGTGGGCGTGGGGCGCGGGCGCGGACATCACTGCAGAGCGCGCGGTCCGAGCGGCCACGCATCACCCGCCGCCATGTTGACTGACTGTCGCTTTCAGTGGCAAAAACGTGGCGCTGGCGTCGCATAACCATCCGCCATCTTTGTTTAGATTACCGGTACTGTTTTACCGACACCCGCATTCTTTAGAGTTTAGCTTCATTAACGCGCGGTGAAATTCAAATTAAGTACCTAGCCTATATAGGCTAGGTAATGGGAAAGACACTCGCAATTTATCAATATGTATCTACTACACTAACTACTGTACCTAAACCagttaataatgttattaactgtttttaataaatatattatcattcgtattatttatttcttacttccTAATAATGGTTTCTTTATTTTCCGGTTACGCGCGGCGAAATtgagtagtatatttaaaaattgcttttatggcaaaataataaataaaaatgctggCAATTTATTCGAACTTAAATAGATTATCttcttaactaataaataaccgcaataatttttttatctcaatAATAAAATGGTTTTCCTCCATAAAATCATTAGCACTCATAAAAGATTGGATACATTTTGTAATTAACTAGTTAACCAAATAGCGAGATTGTGATATTTAAACAGCAGCTGAAAGCACGCGTAGAACGCGGTCGGTAGGTAGTCTAATTTTACCTAAACACCGGGCATCGAGCCCATATTAGGTGTCTCGGGCTGGAAATAGCCACCGAGGTACGCGAGCTCGCGGGCATAGTTTGTAAACATCTGTGCGAGGCCTACATTCATAATTAATACACTGGATATTTACTTAGAACTAAATCCATACTTCCATACTTCTATACATCTTTACGTAGTCGACCCCGCTGTTTGTACTACGTTGGTAATTTTAAAGATCTGCTTTAAAACTACGCAAtcgattttaatgcagttttcagcagtttatatacaacgtgaaactgtaaaccgaaatattacttcacaggattAATTAagaggaacattatgtactgtctctaaaACTTATCTGTAGAACCAAAAAACTAATAGTTATTGAGTAAAgcattgccatagttttaattgaaagaaatcagatacagccctaacatcacatgcaaaataaaaatcatgtgacttctgTTAATTTATCATGTGgcttctgtatattataggtacgcgtcgcctagcataatgtcggtataaaatatgctttttttgatttaatattattacaggatgattccttatgaaatatatttatgcatcctTCAGTATTATTTCGTATATTCTATTACACGTAGTATAGTAAACCTGCATTTTTATAGGAGAAAAAGCAAAGGAATTCAAAGATTTGTGCttttaaactaggcctacttgaaataaatattttttttaattccggtAAAACTAGCGATTCCGGATTTATAAAAGCCGAAAAGAACGCGCAGTAGCGGTAAACAGCTAAGTACGTGGTTGTTTGATACTTTAAGGTTTCGTGGCCTTAAGATATGCTTGGTTTAACTTTGCGAGCTAATCTTACGGAAGATATGATACACATATGTTTTCAAGTATTAGTAAGTCATATAAGAAGGTTATTCCTAACCTTTCCTATAACCTTTTCTCAAAAGGATTTGCATTTGGTTTTCCTACTATAACACCATGATGATGTAGCGgtcatagcgcattgggtaggagcagtggcgtacatagagggtatgcacagggtttgcagattatataaaatgataaaaatctccagtacgagttataaaaactaaagggtaggctttttataacccttAGAATGCCTATCATTAAGtcttttattactcgtactggagatttttatgattttatataatctgcataccatgtgcatgcccagtggcgtgcacagggtttgcgagcagggtatgcataaagcaggtaaatggcataaaatggaaaaatttccccttcaatactagttatataaaataatttgggtatgcagtgcttttgtgcatgtatgaagtgcacgccactgtgcataccctctatgcacgcctctgGGTAGGagctacttcactttcgggg from Pararge aegeria chromosome 20, ilParAegt1.1, whole genome shotgun sequence includes these protein-coding regions:
- the LOC120632546 gene encoding uncharacterized protein LOC120632546 isoform X12, with product MSAPAPHAHGRTPVRRRGHQHHPRLRGDRGPAPGAPADLIPSKQVTLLGQTDDVVPCVNSVSESQRLTRTNSDDALSNRNTIEDSNIDDETEFNVRADSIGSSDDDFSFREERSAGDGADVTVLASDISDDDPETAELAKLRCTSECTEVLAARENRRRRRCADYPGLAFGSSIFSSDTMMKFSIIKNELQNIKNTALKRAESEVAALNRRIQLLEEDLERSEERLATATAKLAEASQAADESERIRKALENRTNMEDDRVAILEAQLSQAKLIAEESDKKYEEICTALHQNYWPYACRTYASAHIT